GGCGGTGCACGTCCAAGGGATAGGGCGGATAGTGCAGCGCGAGGTAGGCCAGCGCCAGCACGCCGGCGCCCGCCGCGAGTGCCAGCACCAGGCGGTCACGCCGCGCCAGCAACGCGGCGACGCCCGCCACCACCACCGGCCCCACCCCCGCCAGAGCCACTCCGCCGGACTGAGAGTCGATTTCGCCCAGCACCCGCCAGCCTTCCCGGTGCTCGTTCCACGCGAGCGTCAGGCCTGACGACGCCGAACCTCCGAGCAGCCCGGTGAACCGTCCGCCGGCGGCGAGCAGCAGCAGCACAGCCAGCGCAAGCGCCAGGCCCGGCCGAAGCACCGCGCGGCGGTCGAAGGGCCTTGAGCGCCCGAGATGCACGGTCTCCAGGACCGCCCACAGCACCAGCGCCACAGGCGCCACCGACGCGGCCAGGAGGCCGACGAACCCAATCAGCCCCGCCAGCGTGAGCAGCGCCGACCATGCTCGACCGCTCGCCTGCGCGGAGCGCTCGAGCACCACGACCACGAGCGCGTAGGCCAGCGGGAATCCAGGCTTCCAGATGTCGGGGAGGGCCGCTTCGCGATATTTCCAACCTTGGACCTCCCACGTTTGCTCCAGTGGCGGCCAGTAGATGTCCATCACCGAAGCCCGGACGCCCGCCGACGGCGGGCCCGCGAACATGGGAAGCTCCAGCAGCCCCTCGCCCACCCAGGTAAACGTCCAGGCGCCGGCGGAAAGCAGAAGCGGCGCCGTGACCGCCACCGCCAATATCGAGGCCCGGTGCGCGAGCAGCGTCACGATCACCAGCGCGAAGCTCATCCACGCGTAGGCGCCCAGGAACTCCATCACGAACGCCAGATCGGGTCCGACCGGCGGCATCAAGAGCCCGACCAGCAAGGGCACACCGTGGTGGTAGGGCGCCGGGATTTCTGGATTCCAAAACAGCTCCGGCGGGAATCCGCCCGCGCGGATCGAGGCCGCCAAACCCAGTTGCGTGTGCGGATCAGGAATCGACATGGCCTGACGACTGGCCAGCGCTACCCACAGGAGCGCCAAAACTAGAACCACGAAACCCGCGGCCACACGCGGACGCGGGCGAATGCGGTCGGCAGATCGCCATGCGAGGCCGGCGCCGATCGCGAGCACTCCGGCCCAGCCGACGGCGGCCCCCGCAAGGCCGGGAACGGCGTTCATCACGAAGTTCGTGATGAGGCCCCAAAGCGCCAGGCCGACCACCAGCCCCTGCGCCAGGGCCATGCGCTCGTCGTCCTGCCGCAGGGCCACCCGCACGACGACGTAGCCCACGGCGGCCAACGCGGCAAACTCCGCCAGCAGCAACAGCAGGCCGGGAATCACCGCCGGATCAACGGTCACTCAGGCACCCTCCGCCGGAAAGTCAGCGATCAGCGCCACCGGCTCAATCGATGAGGCCGAGCATTCGGTCCGTCACGTCCTGGCAGGCAATTGTGCCGCCGATGCGATGGTTGCCATCGGCATCGCGACCGCCGGGACAACGGACTCGCAGCGATGTCGAATCTCACGGGAGCCGCATTCCGTCGAGCACGTCTTCGAGAATCTCATACGACACGTCCCCAGTCTCCGAGACCCTTGTCCGCAGCACCGGGACAACGGCGGCGTCGCGCCAATGGTTCGGCTGGTGCTCATGCCGCAGGCGAAGCGCCAGCGTATAGCCGCCCGGCCCGAGTTTCGCTGCCGAGGATGCCAACGGCACGAAGTCTCCCTGGTCGTTGCGCACCGACAACTCGGACATCTGTGCGTCAAATTGATAGACGTGGGCCGTGGTTGCGCTGCCTGCCGACAGGAGTCCTGCAAACCACGCGGCAATCGTCGGCTCGCGGCCCTGGCGAAAGACCTCCGTCGGAATCGCCCACGGCGATCGGTCACCCTCCAGCACGACCCAGTCCTGGCTGGTCCACCCCTGCGAGGCGCGCTCGTCGAAGGACGCTCTGAACTCGATGCGGCCGTCCGCCACCGTCACGTCGGTCAGTTCCACCAGCACCGGAGGCTCGACCGACGGCGGACCAGTGGGAACCGGAGTGTTCATGAGCTGCGGCACCGCGCCGGCGGGCGCGTAAACCGCGACATCGTCGTGCCACCAAATCGGCGCCCGCGCGGAGGGGCCAAACATCCAAGCGCCGGCGTCGGTGGGTATCACGACGAGGTCGGGGGCTTCATCCGTCAGCCGATCGACCTGCCATCTCGCGGGAGGAATGACGTGGAGGAACAGCGGGTCCAGCTCGCCCACCAGCCGGGCATGCGACAGCGCGGCGCCGACGAGCAACGTGTCGTGGTCCCTGGGCGGCGTCACCAGATAGACCGTGGCCGATGGCGGCACGGCCTGCCGCAGCGCCTCGAAGGTCGCCGGATCGGGGGCAACGTCGAGGCTCGAGAACGCCCGTCGTACGCGATAGAGCGCCTGATGTTCGTCTCGGACCACCGGCTCGAACAGCCGAGGATCTTCGAGCCAGGCCTGCGCCCGCTGCGGCAACGTGGCCACCCACGAGTCGGTCGCATGCACATACTCGATGCCGAGCCGCCGGACGGCGGACGGCTCGAGATAGCCAAGCACATCGAGTTGCTCGGGACCGGGATGGTAGGTGTGGTAGGCCTGCCCGACGAAACCCGAGGCGTTCGGTCGGCCGGTGTGCACGCTCAAGGCCCAGGCATTCTTGAGGGAGGTGAAGATGCGCGCGTCGATTGGCGTGTGATCCCGGACGTAGTCCGCCACCGCTGGCGAGAGGTTTGGCATCGCGTATCGCAGCCTCTCGCGCTCCGGTGACGGTTGGGTAGCCTCGACAGGCGCGCGCGGGGCATTGGCCACTTCGACCCCGTTTGCCAGGGACATGCCGAGGATGCGAGCGGGTCTTGCGATCGTCGGCCAGACGAGCAGCAGTGCAAGAAGCCCGCCCGCGGCGTACCGCCAGCGGGGACGCAGGTGGACGAGCCCGCCGCCAAGGGCCAAAACCAGTGCCGCGAGCGCGAAGTAGCGGCCGTGCCCGGCGACTCGGTTCATATTCCAGGGCGCCGGCGGGTAGTCCAGCAGAATCCATGCCAGCGTGAACATGCCCGCCCCGAGCGCCAGCACCAGAATCAAGCGGTCTCGCCTTCCCACGACGGCCGCAACGCCCGCAACCATCAGCGGCCCGATCTCGGCGAGCAGACCCGAGCGGTGTGACAGCCGGCCAAGGGTGATGCCCAATTCGTCCGGCGCACGCGGCGCGAAGGCCACGCTCCCGGACGACTGACCGTCAAGGAGGCCGGAAAGCCCGCCACCGCCTCCGAGCAACAGGACTGCGGCAAGCGCCAGCGCCGCAGCTGATCGGAGCGCCGCGCTTCCGAGCGCGGCGCGGGATCGCCTCAGCCGGATAAGGTGGGCGGCCTCGATGCCGACCCATAACACGAGCACCACCGGCACGACGCCCGTCTGCGCCAGTCCCAAGAACCCAACTAGCGCCGCCGTCGTCAGTCGAGGGATCCACGCGTCACGGCAAGCGCCAATGGCCCGCTCGAGCACGACCAGTGACAGGGCATAGGCCAACGTGAACGTGGGCAGCCAAATGTCGGGCAGGGCGCCGGACGGCAATCGCAGACTCGGCGGCGGGGGCGGCCAGTAGGCTTCCCCAAGCGACGCGGCGGCCGCCGGCGACACGTCCGTGGGTATCGGAACGAGCACGGACAGCACACTGCGCATCCCCACCCACGACCAGGCGCCGGCGGTGATGAGCAGCGGTGCGACGACTACCACCGACGTCCACCCGCCGCGCCGCCAGAGCATCGTCACCACGATCAAGGCGAGGCTGATCCAGAAATACGCCCCAAGGATTTCGGACACGAAGGCGAAGTCGGGCCCCGTGGGCGGCGCCAGCAGCCCGGTCATCATGTCCACGCCGTAGTGATAGCGGAGCGGGACTCCCGGATTCCACGAAAGCTCGGGTGGAAATGCGCCGGCCCTGATGGAGGCGCCGACTCCGAGTGATTGATACGCATCGACGACGGACATCGTCTGGCGGCTGGCCATCGCCACCCAGAAAATGGCCACGGCCGCGACAGCAAACCCCGCCGCCACCCGGAGCCGCGGGCGAATGGGGCGGGGCGTACGCCAGACCACGTACGCGCCCAAGCCGAGCACGACCCCCCAGCCGACGAGAGCCCCGGCGAGTCCCGGGACAACGTGCAGGACGAGGCTGACGACGACGCCCCACAGCGCCGGGCCAACCACCAAACCCTGGGCCAGCGCCATCACATCGTCCGTCTGCCGCAGCGCCACCCGCGCCACTACATAACCCACGGCGGCCAGCACGACGAGTTCGGTGAGGAGCAGGAGCAAGCCCGGCAGGACCGCCGGATCAACGATCACTCAGGCACCCTCCGCCAGACTGTCAGCGACCGGCGCCACCGGCTCAATCGATGAGGCCGAGCTTTCGATCCGTCACGTCCTGGTAGGCGCTGACGCGGCCGCTGCGCACGTCATCGAGCGTGACCATCGCGCCGATTTGGCTCGATTCGTGCACCGCCAGCACCAGCGCCACGGCGTCCTCGCCGGCCTCGAGGTCGACCTCCACGGGGTTGCCGGAATCGGTGGCTTCGGCCAGCTCGCCAATCTCCAGGGCAATCAGCTTGCGGTCGGCTTGGGGAAACTGAAAGTCATAGCGCGCCATCCGGTCGCCGCCAAAGAGATCCGTCGTCAGCGGGTCCAGCGCAAAGTCGGGCGCGAGGGCGAGCACTTCGGCATCGTCCAGTGGCTCCGCGCCGCCCCGCCAGACTTTCAGCGGACGGCCGCTGCGCACGCCGAACGTTTCGAGCCGGCCCTCCGACCCCAGCACCGCGCTCAGGCTCTCGCCGCCATCCGGGGCCGAGAGCTCGAGTCCCCAGGTGCCCGCGGCGCCCGAGGCGAACCCCAGCATGGCCTGCAGCGAGTCGGGCGCGGTGGCCTCGAACGTGTCCGGCAATTCCGCACGGAATCGCGCGTACATGCCGCTGGGGGCTTCGTGGATGCGGCCGGTGGTGCGCACCGGCTCCAGCAGCCGCGTGATGCCGGCCACCCGGTCCACGGGGCCCATGAGGTACTGAATCATGTCGGCGTAGTGCACGCCCACATCCATCAGCGGGCCGCCGTCCTCCCGGAAATGCCGCCAGGGCGTGATGAGCATGGCGTCGCTGCCGCCGGCCCGCAGCTCGACAATGGAGCGCGGCTCGCCGATGGCGCCTGCGTCCAGCAGCGCGCGCGCGAGCCGGAGGATCGGGTCGCGCCGATAGTTCTCCGCGACCGAGACCAGGCGCCCGGAGCGCGACGCCGCCGCGCGAATTCGGGCGCAGCCTCGCATCGTGACCGCCAGCGGCTTTTCGACGAGCACGTGCAGTCCGGCGTCCAGCGCGTCGGCGGCCGCGACGTGATGGGCGCCGGCGGTCGTCACAATGTCCGCCGCCACGAGCTCGGGCCGCTGGGCTTTGGCCTCCGCAATGCTGGTGCAGGCGGCGGCGCGGTTGCCCAGGAGGTCGGCCACCTCTCCGGCCACGAACTCCGCCCGCTCGCGGTCCACGTCCACCACCGCGGCAAGCTCCACCAGGCCCGGACGCACGCGCGCCAGCTCCACGAAGCCCCGCAAGTGCCGCCGGCCCATCCCACCGCATCCGACCAATGCGAATTGGTGCCCCATGTCAACCCCTCGTGCTGGCCCTCGGACGATGATACGTGGGGCTTGGGGAACCTCTGAAATAGCAAGTGCCGCCGTCTTGGGTGGACCCTAATCCGTTCGCCCTGAGCTTGTCGAAGGGGTGGCCGAACGGACTGGGCTTCAGCCGACCGGCCGTCTCACAGAGTCCTCAGGTGACGGTGCGAAGGCGCAGCAGGCGGCCGGCGTCGTCGGTGATGTAGAGCTCTCCCGCCTCGTCCTCGCCAAACGACGTGATGCGGGCGTCGATCTCGCCCTGCAACGTCATCTGCCAAGCGCCGGCCGCATCGCGCCGCAGCGTCCACACGTTGCCGCTGCAGTAGTCGCCAAAGACGTACGCACCCACGAGCGCCGGGTGGGCCGTGCCGCGGTAGACGTAGCCACCGGTGACGGAGCAGCCCGCGTCCCGGCCATAGACGGCGATTGGCTCCGTAAAGCGCAGCGAGTTGCACTGGGGACTGCCCTCGACAAAGCAGCTGAAGCCCTCCATCAGCTTCCAGCCATAGTTCTCCCCACCGGATGACGAGGCCGGGGCGAAGTCAATCTCTTCGTAGAGGTTTTGGCCCACGTCGGCGATGTAGAGGTCGCCGGTGGCTCGATCGAAGGAGAAGCGCCAGGGATTGCGCAGGCCGTAGGCCCAGATCTCCCCGCGCGCCTCGGACACGCCCACGAACGGATTGTCGGACGGCACCCGATATACGCCCGGCTCGCTCACGTCGAGCCGCAGCAATGCGCCCAGCCAGGTATCGAGACGTTGCCCGTGATTCTGCGGATCGCCCGCCGCGCCGCCGTCGCCGAGCGCCATGTAGAGCATCCCGTCCGGCCCGAACGCCAGCATCCCGCCGTTGTGATTGGCAAACGGCTGCGGCTGCGTGAGCAGCACCTGCGCGGATGAGGGATCGGCCCGGTTGGGATCGGCCGAGACCCGGTACTCGGCCACCACCGTGGCGCCGCGCAATTGCGTGTAGTTGACGAAGAAGCGGCCGTTGGAGGCGTAGTCCGGGTGGAACGCCAGGCCCAGCAGCCCACGCTCGTTGGCCCGGGAGCTGACGATGCCGGTGATGTCTAGAAACGGGTCCGGCGCGAGTTGCCCGTCGGCCACGATGCGAATGCGGCCTTCCTTCTCGATGACGAACAGGCGGCCCGAGCCGTCGCCGGCGTGGCCGGCATAGACGGGTCGGACGAGGCCGCCCACGACGACATCGGCCGTGAGGCCGCGGAGCGGAGGCGGCGTTGGGGTCGGCGTCGGCGAAGGCGTGGGTGTGGGTGCCGGCGTGGGCGTGGGGATCGGCGTAGGCGCGGGGGATGGGGTCGGTGTCGGCTCGGGTTCCGGCGTTGGCGTTGGAGTTGCCGCCGGTGCTGTTGCCGGAGCTGGCGTGGCGGCTGAAGTTGCCGTCGGGGAAGGTGTGGGCGCGGCGGTCGCCAGAGGCGTCGGCGTCGCCGCGGGTGATGCCGTTGGCGAGGGCGAGGGAGCGGCAGCGACGACGCGAGTCGGGACTGGAGTGGCTCTGGGCGTGGCGGTCGGCACAGGCGTTGGCGACGGCTCGGGCCGCGCTGTCGGGCGTGGAACCACCGCCGCCGCGGTCTCCGCGGCTATCGGGGCAACCACCGGAACCGGCGTGGGGGACTCCGGACCGGCCACCGGCTCGACGCCGGCGTCGCAGGTGGCGCCGGCCATCAGGGCGAGCAGGATTGCGCCCAGCGCCAACCGGGCGAGATTCATGCGGCGGCGCCTCCCAATGCCTGAACGAAGCGCGTGGTCACGAGTGAGAGAATATCCGCCGTGAGCCGGAGCCACGACGGCCGGCGACCCAATCTGGCGGAAGCACATGGGAAGACTTCAAGGCAAGGCCGCGCTGATCACGGGAGGCGGCACCGGGATCGGGCGCGCCATCGCCCTGCGCTTCGCGGCGGAGGGCGCGCGCGTCGTCATCGCCCAACGCAACGCCGAAGCGCTCAACGCGACGGTCGCCGACATCGAGGCGGACGGCGGTTGGGCCCGAGCGGTGCCCACCGACATCACGCAAACCGACCAGGTGCTCGCGCTGGTCGATGATGCGATCGAAGCGACCGGCCGGCTGGACATCCTGGTCAACAACGCCGGACGCACCGGTCGCGCCGGAGCGTTTCTCGATGTCGAGCTCGATGTCTGGCGCGACTTCATCGAAACCAATCTCACCGGCCCGTTCGTCATCGCGCAGGCGGTGGCGCGCCACATGGTGGCCGCCCAAATCCCGGGCCGGATCATTAACACCGGCTCGGTGGACTCGTTCGCCTCGGAGATGCAGGCCGCGCCCTACGCCGCCAGCAAGGGCGGGCTGCTCATGCTCACCCGCAGCATGGCCATCGAGCTCGGCGGTCACGGCATCGCGGTCAATCTGCTGGCCCCGGGCCCGATCCTGGTGGACAAGAACGCCCCGCGCTATCAGGACCCGGCCCTGGTGGCCAAGCGCACCGAGGCGATCCCCCTAGGCCCCTTCGGACGGGTCGAAGACGTGGCCGCCGCGGCGCTCTTCCTGGCCAGCGACGAGTGTCAATACGTGACCGGCAGCGCCATCACCATCGACGGCGGCACCCTCGCCAAGGCGCACTTCTAGCAGATATCTGTCAACCCCTTCGCCTTGCAAGTGGTCTTTACATAATCCGGTAGGGGCGGGTCTCAGATCCGCCCGACGCCAAGCATTCGGCGCGCTTCCAGATTCGACCGGACTCGATTCCGGCCCCGAATCGAGCACGGGGCAGGCTCTTCGCCGGAATGACGGAGTGGTTGGGCAACAGTCCCTGGCATACCTGAACCCCGATCCGTTCGCCCTGAGCTTGTCGAAGGGCCATCGAACGGATTGGGACAAAGCCAACGGCCTTATACAGACCCGCCTAGAGCTCGACCTCATCCAGTGGCCAGATCGGCCGGCGCAGGCGGGTGTAGCGATGCTCCCGCGGATCGAACCGATGCTGCGCCGGGAACGCGACGCGATGCACGCTGCCGGCGATGGGCTCGTAGGCGCCGCGGAAGTGGTTGGCGGACTTGACGCCGATCCACGACAGGCGCTCGGGCTCGAATCCGAGCATGCGCGGTCCCTCCAGATCGAACACCTGCATTCGAAGCGTCGTCACCGCCACGTGGACACCGCCAATGCGCAGCAGCACCGACGGACCGAAGTCCTGCACCATGCCCGTATACATCGGACCCGTGATCGAGAAGCGCAGGTCGAGCAACCGCTCCACCACGGCCGTGGCGCGCACGGGCGGTCCCTGGTCCGGGGCCGACTTGCCGCCAATGTCCACGGTGATCTCCGCGCCCTCGCCGGCCTGTTGCGCGATGCCCACCACCTCCGCGTCGCACAGCGTGACGATGAGGGCGTTGGAAAGACCGGCATCCAGGAACGCCCGCAGCATGCCCACCGAGTCGCCCGGCGCGCCGCCGCCCGGGTTGTCCTGCGGGTCGCCGAACACGGCCGGCCAGCGGTTCATGGCGCGCGCCGACTGCAGCGCGTCGTCCCAGGAGTCGAGGTCGGGCAGGAACTTCTCGCGTTGGGCGTAGATCCAGCCGCCCAGCGCATCGGCCTCCCGCCGCGCCAGCTCCGCGTCTCGGTCGGCGACGACGATCACGGACGCCCCGGCGTCGTGGATGTCGGCCCACGGGAATCCAGGCGCCACCGACGCGGTGAGGATGCCGGGTTGCGCCTCCAGCGCGTGGGCGCGGGCGACGATCGTGTCGAACGGCTCGCGCCCGGTGAACTGGCCGCCGGTCCACAGCATCGGCAGCTGCCGCCACGCCATCACGGGGGACAGCTCGCCGCGCAGCGTCCCCACGATCATCTCCGAGGCTTCGAGCCCCCGCTCCAGGAAGTCGGTGTGCGGGTAGTTGTCGCAGGGAATCAGCGCGGTGGCGGCGTCGCACATGCGCTGGGTGATGTTGCCGTGCAAGTCCAGCGTGGAGATCACCGGCGGGTCGTCGCCGATCACCCCGCGGATGCCGCTGAGCAGATCGCCCTCGCCGTCCTCCACGTCCTCGATCACCATCGCGCCGTGCAGGTCCAGCAGCACGCCGTCCACCGGCCCCAGGTTGGCCAGACGCTCCAGGAACTCACCCCTCAGTCGCTGCCAGGCGTCCGACTCGACCGGCGCCGACGGCTCGGCGAAGGTCCACAGCACCGGCGCCAGCTCGAAGTCGAACTCCTCGGCGCCCGCGATGAATCCCCCCGCGCCCGAGTTGACGCCGCGATGCACGTCGATGATCTCGTCACCGCGCAGCAGTCCGCGTCCGGTCTCCGAAAACGCCGAATAGGGCGTCGCGACGGGCGTGAACGAGCTGGACTCGTGCGCGATGGCGCCAATGGCAATCCGCATGGGCAAGGCCTTAGGCGGGCATCCAAGCGTCCCGCCGAACCGTGGCACGCCCCCACGCCCACCGTCAACGCGCCGGGACGCGCTCCTGTCGCCCCCTCACGCCGCTGCCGCGCAGCGCAGGCCCGCGAGCCACGCTTGGGGCAATCTGCTGGATCTCACATTGCCGACGGTAGTCACGAGTACTCCCACGGGTTGACGACGTCGATGTCCATTCCCTCGAAGTCCCGAACATTGCGGGTGGCGATGGCCAAGCCGTGTGCCTTAGCTGTTCCCGCGATAAGCATGTCGGCGAGATTTGACGGCCGGCCTTTACGAGCCGCATCCGCCCGAAGCCGGGCCGCCCATTCCGCGCTGGCACGATCGAAGTCAAGAATCCGCTCCGCGTAGATTCCGAGAAACCGCGACAGGTCTGCCTGCAACCGGTCCCGGCGTCGTCCCTGCGGCGTGAGTTGAAGCCCGAACTCCAGCTCGTGCACGACGAGGGCTGCGAGCCAGAAATCAGCCTGTCGCGCGAGAAAGGCGACGACCCGGGGACTGGGGCGGTGCTTCATCATCTCCGACACGACGTTCGTGTCGAGGAGGAATCCGCTCAATCATCGCCCCAGTCGGCGTCATCCCAGTCGGCGAACGGAATCTCACGCTGGGATTCCTCACCGCGGTCCGGAACCTCGAGATTGGCGCCCCGCGGCATGTTCTCGACCAGCCACCGGCCCATGTGCATCTCGGGAGGCGACTTCTCCCGCCACATGCGCTCGGGCACGACGACGAAGGGCCGCCGCAGGCCGATGCGCTGCGGTCCTTCCTCCTCCGCCAGCCGCAGGACTTCCGACAGCTTGGCCTTGGCCTCGGCGACGGTCCAGGTGCGGTCTGATGCGTCGGCGTTCAATGGCAAGCCCCCTGTCGAATATGGACTAGTCTAGTCTAGTCCACATTTGCCCGTGACTCAGCCGGCGAGTGAGAAATCCGACCGTCAACGCGCCGCGGCGCGCTCCTGGCGAGACCCTGCGCGCGCCCGCCGCCTGCGGCCGGTGTATGCGTGCGCGGCGACGGCGAAGACGAATGCCACCCCAATCGCGACCGTGGGCCCGATCCAGGTTCCGGGCGTGATCCGCAGACGGTGGGCGTAGGTGATCGACCCGGGGCCGCCGGTGACGTCGACCTGGATGGTCCAGTCCACGTCCTCCGGCGCGCGCTCGATCATCTCGTAGACCGTGCCCGTGTAGATCGCGTCCCAGGGACCCAGCAGCCCGTCGGGCGTCAGGGCCATGATGGAGACCTGGGCATCGGTCACCCGCTCGCCGCTGCCGAGCTCGCGCAGGTCGAT
The genomic region above belongs to Chloroflexota bacterium and contains:
- a CDS encoding Gfo/Idh/MocA family oxidoreductase; protein product: MGHQFALVGCGGMGRRHLRGFVELARVRPGLVELAAVVDVDRERAEFVAGEVADLLGNRAAACTSIAEAKAQRPELVAADIVTTAGAHHVAAADALDAGLHVLVEKPLAVTMRGCARIRAAASRSGRLVSVAENYRRDPILRLARALLDAGAIGEPRSIVELRAGGSDAMLITPWRHFREDGGPLMDVGVHYADMIQYLMGPVDRVAGITRLLEPVRTTGRIHEAPSGMYARFRAELPDTFEATAPDSLQAMLGFASGAAGTWGLELSAPDGGESLSAVLGSEGRLETFGVRSGRPLKVWRGGAEPLDDAEVLALAPDFALDPLTTDLFGGDRMARYDFQFPQADRKLIALEIGELAEATDSGNPVEVDLEAGEDAVALVLAVHESSQIGAMVTLDDVRSGRVSAYQDVTDRKLGLID
- a CDS encoding PQQ-dependent sugar dehydrogenase: MGGLVRPVYAGHAGDGSGRLFVIEKEGRIRIVADGQLAPDPFLDITGIVSSRANERGLLGLAFHPDYASNGRFFVNYTQLRGATVVAEYRVSADPNRADPSSAQVLLTQPQPFANHNGGMLAFGPDGMLYMALGDGGAAGDPQNHGQRLDTWLGALLRLDVSEPGVYRVPSDNPFVGVSEARGEIWAYGLRNPWRFSFDRATGDLYIADVGQNLYEEIDFAPASSSGGENYGWKLMEGFSCFVEGSPQCNSLRFTEPIAVYGRDAGCSVTGGYVYRGTAHPALVGAYVFGDYCSGNVWTLRRDAAGAWQMTLQGEIDARITSFGEDEAGELYITDDAGRLLRLRTVT
- a CDS encoding SDR family NAD(P)-dependent oxidoreductase, whose translation is MGRLQGKAALITGGGTGIGRAIALRFAAEGARVVIAQRNAEALNATVADIEADGGWARAVPTDITQTDQVLALVDDAIEATGRLDILVNNAGRTGRAGAFLDVELDVWRDFIETNLTGPFVIAQAVARHMVAAQIPGRIINTGSVDSFASEMQAAPYAASKGGLLMLTRSMAIELGGHGIAVNLLAPGPILVDKNAPRYQDPALVAKRTEAIPLGPFGRVEDVAAAALFLASDECQYVTGSAITIDGGTLAKAHF
- a CDS encoding M81 family metallopeptidase, coding for MRIAIGAIAHESSSFTPVATPYSAFSETGRGLLRGDEIIDVHRGVNSGAGGFIAGAEEFDFELAPVLWTFAEPSAPVESDAWQRLRGEFLERLANLGPVDGVLLDLHGAMVIEDVEDGEGDLLSGIRGVIGDDPPVISTLDLHGNITQRMCDAATALIPCDNYPHTDFLERGLEASEMIVGTLRGELSPVMAWRQLPMLWTGGQFTGREPFDTIVARAHALEAQPGILTASVAPGFPWADIHDAGASVIVVADRDAELARREADALGGWIYAQREKFLPDLDSWDDALQSARAMNRWPAVFGDPQDNPGGGAPGDSVGMLRAFLDAGLSNALIVTLCDAEVVGIAQQAGEGAEITVDIGGKSAPDQGPPVRATAVVERLLDLRFSITGPMYTGMVQDFGPSVLLRIGGVHVAVTTLRMQVFDLEGPRMLGFEPERLSWIGVKSANHFRGAYEPIAGSVHRVAFPAQHRFDPREHRYTRLRRPIWPLDEVEL
- a CDS encoding type II toxin-antitoxin system VapC family toxin, producing MSGFLLDTNVVSEMMKHRPSPRVVAFLARQADFWLAALVVHELEFGLQLTPQGRRRDRLQADLSRFLGIYAERILDFDRASAEWAARLRADAARKGRPSNLADMLIAGTAKAHGLAIATRNVRDFEGMDIDVVNPWEYS
- a CDS encoding type II toxin-antitoxin system prevent-host-death family antitoxin, which produces MNADASDRTWTVAEAKAKLSEVLRLAEEEGPQRIGLRRPFVVVPERMWREKSPPEMHMGRWLVENMPRGANLEVPDRGEESQREIPFADWDDADWGDD